Part of the Prunus dulcis chromosome 8, ALMONDv2, whole genome shotgun sequence genome is shown below.
TTTAATACGACTCAAAGATTCATGAAGAATGTCTTCTTTCTCTGGAGGAATTTTTGTAGGTTTGTTAATCAACTCGGTAACCAACCCTTCTAATTGCTGCAGCCTCTGCCAGAGAGGGTCTACTTCTATTCCCTGTGAAATGTGCTGTTCCTGAGAACTTGAATTTGCAAGCAGCAGTGGTTCGCATGAACTTTTTAAGCGGTTCTCTTCATGACGTGCGGCAAATATTCTCCACAACCTTCGGAATACAAGAAATATACATGCTAATATTTTTAGTGTGAATTGAATAATTAAACTCGCTCCACGTGGAATGAATGACTTCAGCGGCCTTCCCGGAGTGAAATTCACAAGTGAATTACCTGTCAAGAACAAGTTAAGAACATGTAAAAGCATCCTTGCATAACCACACCGTCCCAGTATTTACGATTCCAGTGAATGAAAGAATCTGCactgaaaattaaaacttaGGCAACTCTAATGAGAAACTAACTACAATACAGCAGTGAACCTTATTATCTTTTCCTATTTAAAGGGAAATTCAGCTGCAGTCCCTGCCTAAAATTTGGACTGGCTTGGGAATTCAAAACCAGCCTGGCCAGCCCTACTGGTTTACCTCtactttttttcaatgttattcttgttgttttcaccaaataatataataatcgTTATttcccacacaaaaaaaagggCTGTAAACCAGGTCAGAGGCATGATTAGAAAATTGGTCAATCACTATATGAGTAAATCTAGGCAATATGATAATGACTGATGATCACCTACTTGTTGAACTTGAATTAACAACTTCCGTTCTTCCAGCAGCACTGCCAAGTTCAACTGGGCTGCAGATAGATGCAGAGTCACTTGCCCTCCTCTGAGACAAATCAGACAAAATATGGTGGGAAGCAAGAGTTAAAAATCGACTGACATTTTATAGATTTTGGTCTATGAAGAATTCAAATATTACAGAGGGGCGAAGATTACAAGGAAAGTAGCATAAAACTTGTGATTATATCGTTAGTCATAATCACAAGTGATTTCTCAGTAGATAGATAGATGCTATTAATGAAATAGCTATTAAAGATGCGGTCACTAGTGAAGTTAAAGGATAAGGCACCCAAGCAAAGAACTTCAGAAGTTTACCTTGTCAGAATGAGAGGTCGGCATTTGCAAGAAGCCAGAAACACTTGTCATCATTTCTGATCCTGACTCAGGCGCagatattatttcattttctgtAACCTGAACAGTAAACTCAAGTAACATGAAATATGGCACGAGTAGAAGGTAATAAAGGAAATAATCTATGGTATATTTGTCTTCAAGTCACCTTAGACTTAGAGGCAATCAGTTTGACTCCTAAATCATTGCCATCAGAAGAACCATTGATTTTCCTCAAGTCCATTGTTTCTCCAATGTGTATCAGCTGCAAATACAGGTCATATGAGTAATGATGTAAGTTTTTTGGCAAGAAAAACCCATTAAATATCGGCCTATTAGTTCAAAGTATTGATATAGCAAGCATAAATTACTCGACTAGAATCATACTTTTACTATCTCTGGATCATTCCAGGGCCCCTTGCCAGACCTAAGGCACCCGCCTTCATTTGGACATGAGCAAGTTCCCCCAAGGAAATCTGGAAGTTGACTGTTTAAAGAGAAAGTTGCTGAAATAAGTTTTGTAGCTCGAACCAAAAATTTCCAACAGTCATTATATACTCAAAAAacaaaccattttaacagatAGTAAGACGTCCTAACCTTGAGTCTATAACTTCCAACAACTTGCTTCTGAATTTGTTGCCTAATACCTGCAGAATCAATGCAGAGGCACTTATGAATAGTTCATAAAACCTTcaaaatgaaagtaaaacCCACAAATATATTCTCGTACATGTATCTTTCCAGTAGTCCTTGGGTCAAGAAAGCCTTTTGCTGTGTTCCAAAGTAGCTTGAACCCATTACCAGCATTTACCACAAACATCTGATGTAATGTCTGGAGAATGAGCTAACATCAGAATAAATACATAGATTTTCGTTAAATGGTATTAGTTGGTTTCATCATGTAACAATAAACCTACCTCAGGATAGTTATCACCATCAATTTTCTGCATGCGCATAACAATGTCATGTGCAACCTTACCAAAGCTCACCCAATTCTGCataagaataaagaaaattaacaaaaagacATAAGTAGAGTTATGGTACAAAATACATATGATGCACAGAGCTGAATAAGTGCATTTGTAAGTTAAGAAATTACCAGCCCCTGGACGTCTAGTATAGTAGTTGTAGAATCTATATGCCTTTTGGCTGCAATAGAACATGCAGGAAACTTCTCAGCAAAGGCTTTCTCAAAACCTTGGACATGATATTTTAGAAACCGGTCCACTGTGGTGACATTCATAAGCTTGCTAAGTTCAAGTTTGCCAACTCTTTCAATATAAACAGGCCGTCCCTCCTTGTCTACACCATGATAACCATGAGGGTAAAAACGCTGAACCTCTTCATACTCACTGTATACGAAATCCTAAAAATTTATCATTGTATCAACACCTCCATTAGAAttctgaaaatgaaattaaatctCAGCTAATACGGACATTAAAATGGTTAATCTTGTTCAGAACGCTGTAGTCTATAAGGATTAACAATAAAAGCTTCTTTGGTTATTAAAAAACAATACATGCATCTGTTGTTCATCACTAGACTCTTATAACATTATACCTTCACAATAGATTCTACTCCAAACTCTTGCCTCCAGTTGAGCATTTCTGCCCACATGTGGACAGCTTTATCAATGTCAAACTTCCTTGCCTTTAAAAATCTGCATAGACAAGGAttagttattttatttgtgattAAATGCAAGAGCTAAAAGGAGAATTAAAAAGAGTACTGTGTTTAATTTCCTCTGGGGAAGATCAGTAAATTAATACTTTTGGATGCAAGCACCATTTtcaacaaacaataaaaactcATGGAcattgatattttgaatttaattgGTTTCCCTCTTCCTGGATAGATCCACCATAAAATCGGTCTTCTACATTGGTGCATCAATGTCAAACCACAGAAGTTATCACCTTCAGATAGGGTTGAGAGGCAGAGTAGGACTCACATAATCAACCCAAATTAGGTCAAGTTAAAGCTAAATAGGATATTACAGTGCtgtcaacaacaaaaaatactgTATATCACAAACTACATGCATATAATGCTACTAAAACAGCTGCTGTATTGAAGCCTCCTCTAACATCCATCTAACTAGCCAATTAATATGCACTGTGTGATATACATACTATCATTACAGTGATCCAGTTACCTCAGCATTGTATGATAATCATCGTACTGAGCCGGGAGCATATCTCTAGCAACCAATGCCTCACGAAACGTAATTACAGCTTCTTCCTCCTCAGCATCCCGAACATCTTCGATTGAAATCAACGTGTACCGGCAATTGGCTACACGTTTTCGGCGCTTTCTAAGACTATTTGTTAATCTCAAGGAAGCGTTCGTGGTCTTTTTCTTCAGAGATCTGCCGCGAGACCACCGCCTCTCGTCCTCGGAggtttcaaaatcaaaagttctagatttttcatcttcttgaAACGCAACTACTTCTCCTACAATTACTTATCAAACGCAGAAAATGAGAACTGAAACcagacaacaacaaaaaagatcagatttggttgagaatagTACAGAGGCATTGAATTAATGTACCTGGCATTGTTGCTAAACAAATCGGTCTAC
Proteins encoded:
- the LOC117636505 gene encoding phosphatidylinositol/phosphatidylcholine transfer protein SFH9, coding for MPVIVGEVVAFQEDEKSRTFDFETSEDERRWSRGRSLKKKTTNASLRLTNSLRKRRKRVANCRYTLISIEDVRDAEEEEAVITFREALVARDMLPAQYDDYHTMLRFLKARKFDIDKAVHMWAEMLNWRQEFGVESIVKDFVYSEYEEVQRFYPHGYHGVDKEGRPVYIERVGKLELSKLMNVTTVDRFLKYHVQGFEKAFAEKFPACSIAAKRHIDSTTTILDVQGLNWVSFGKVAHDIVMRMQKIDGDNYPETLHQMFVVNAGNGFKLLWNTAKGFLDPRTTGKIHVLGNKFRSKLLEVIDSSQLPDFLGGTCSCPNEGGCLRSGKGPWNDPEIVKLIHIGETMDLRKINGSSDGNDLGVKLIASKSKVTENEIISAPESGSEMMTSVSGFLQMPTSHSDKRRASDSASICSPVELGSAAGRTEVVNSSSTSNSLVNFTPGRPLKSFIPRGASLIIQFTLKILACIFLVFRRLWRIFAARHEENRLKSSCEPLLLANSSSQEQHISQGIEVDPLWQRLQQLEGLVTELINKPTKIPPEKEDILHESLSRIKSIEYDLQKTKKALLATASKQVELAESLESLKEDNSTGSNSCWPRSCSYNHNPGR